In the Nitrosopumilus cobalaminigenes genome, ACCAAAACTGCTTAATAGAATTCCTTTCAAACTAGGTTTTTCTCCGTCCATGTTTTTAACTCTCAAATTTAGAATTTTTTTCCCAACGGTTTGGCCTGTTTTGTATTCTAGAACAGTCCAATAAATAAAAAATAAAATGCTTGCAGGAATGTATTGTGTGTTTTCTGCCCAGAGTCCTTCATCATCAACCTCGTAGTATATTGTTCCAAATGAAAGAAAAATTATTGTCGTTGAAATAGTTGAAACAATAATAAAATCAATTAACCATGCAAGAAATCTATCTGTCCATTTTGCTAAAATTATCTTTGAATTTATTTCAGAATTTGGATTGTCCACTATATTCCTAACAATTTTGAACTAATAAAATGTGTTAATCATTGGTTAACACTGATTGCAACACAGTCCATTTATTCAAGGATGTTGAAAATAATACATGAAAGCAAAATTTGCAACTTCTTGTGTTTCATGTGGGGATAAAATCCAACCTGGAAAAGAGATTTCAAAAAATAAAGACGAGGTTTGGGTTCATAAACACTGTGTTGAAGACTCTGAAGGTTTACCTTAGAAATTAATAGTCTGATCTGTAAACAATCTTAGAATTATTTTTGGTAACAATAAACCCTATAGATCTATTTTTGTGGACATTTCGTAGAAATGAAAAAGATGTCGTGAATCTGTACTCTTCATTATCTCCTGTGATGCAATTAGCTACTGGAGGGTCAATGCTGAATTTTGGTTATTGGTCAAAAGACAATTCAGATCCGATCTCGGCACAAAATAATCTAT is a window encoding:
- a CDS encoding RDD family protein, which gives rise to MDNPNSEINSKIILAKWTDRFLAWLIDFIIVSTISTTIIFLSFGTIYYEVDDEGLWAENTQYIPASILFFIYWTVLEYKTGQTVGKKILNLRVKNMDGEKPSLKGILLSSFGKSFLLPIDVIMGWVLTNQKRQRVFNKLGDTIIIKIKETEENSGSTYLKD